Proteins encoded in a region of the Prunus persica cultivar Lovell chromosome G4, Prunus_persica_NCBIv2, whole genome shotgun sequence genome:
- the LOC18779436 gene encoding (-)-alpha-pinene synthase, with the protein MDDVGGWEVTMYEESGSGREGTMEEEMGRGRRRGKDDGGEDSPTLYPSPCASLPLPPNLQCFYKPKRKQSVSPIQAGPAVVQSQNAKPEIGRQRTANFHPSIWGDRFINYDYSEHKITHAQKQVDELKEIVRREVFTNLKAGGDGFAHQLKLIEAIQRLGVAYHFEREIEEALERIHGTTCHDHYDGDLHSVALGFRLLRQHGYNVSCDIFNQFKDANGNFKESLTVNVSGMLSLYEATHLRVHGEDILEEALVFTTAHLESKITHVRHSLAAQITQALERPLLKCLERLGARNYMSIYKDEASHNETLLKLAKLDFNLVQYLHKKELSEITRWWKEVDFERKLPFGRDRIVELYFWTTAVYFEPHYSAARKILDKVITLGTVMDDIYDAYGTFEELEIFTEAIGRWDVNCMDELPNYMQIFYQTLLNLFNEIEEEMVKKGNSCRVYYAKGAWKATARAYFDEARWLHEGCIPSMEEYMHVATASAGNSPLSTISLLGMGDIVTKEAFEWLLNNPKILRASNIIFRLMDDVAGYKFDKERGHVASSIDCYMKQHGVSEQETLDVFNKQVVDLWKDINEELLIKPTVVPRPVLMRVLNLTRVVDLLYKRGDGFAHVGKLMKDIVASLFLDPVPL; encoded by the exons gactcgccaacactaTATCCCTCCCCTTGTGCTAGCTTACCTCTACCACCCAACCTTCAATGTTTCtataaaccaaaaagaaaacaatccGTATCGCCTATCCAAGCTGGTCCAGCAGTAGTTCAATCACAAAATGCCAAGCCTGAAATTGGTCGGCAGCGAACCGCAAATTTTCACCCAAGCATTTGGGGAGATCGGTTCATCAACTACGATTATTCTGAACACAAG ATAACTCATGCCCAGAAGCAGGTTGACGAACTGAAAGAAATAGTGAGGAGAGAAGTGTTCACAAATCTTAAAGCTGGAGGTGATGGTTTTGCACATCAGCTCAAGTTAATTGAAGCAATCCAGCGTCTTGGCGTGGCATACCATTTTGAAAGAGAGATCGAAGAAGCACTGGAACGCATACATGGTACAACCTGTCATGACCATTATGATGGTGATCTGCACAGTGTTGCTCTTGGCTTTCGGCTACTAAGGCAGCATGGATATAATGTTTCATGTG ACATATTCAACCAGTTCAAAGATGCAAACGGTAACTTCAAGGAAAGCTTGACTGTCAATGTGTCGGGCATGCTAAGCTTGTATGAAGCAACACATCTAAGGGTGCATGGAGAAGATATACTAGAAGAGGCTCTTGTTTTCACCACCGCTCACCTTGAGTCCAAAATAACCCATGTAAGGCATTCATTGGCAGCGCAAATAACTCAAGCCTTGGAGAGACCTCTGCTAAAATGTCTAGAGAGGTTAGGCGCCAGGAATTACATGTCAATCTACAAAGACGAAGCTTCACATAATGAAACTCTATTAAAACTTGCAAAGTTAGATTTCAATCTTGTTCAGTATTTGCACAAAAAGGAGCTCAGTGAGATTACTAG GTGGTGGAAAGAAGTAGACTTTGAAAGGAAGCTGCCTTTTGGAAGAGACAGGATAGTAGAATTGTACTTCTGGACAACGGCAGTATATTTTGAACCTCACTACTCTGCCGCAAGAAAAATTTTAGACAAAGTCATTACCCTGGGAACAGTGATGGATGATATATACGATGCATATGGTACCTTCGAAGAACTTGAGATCTTTACAGAAGCAATTGGGAG GTGGGATGTCAATTGCATGGATGAACTACCAAActatatgcaaatattttatcaaacacttctgaatcttttcaatgaaattgaGGAAGAGATGGTGAAGAAAGGGAATTCATGCCGAGTTTACTATGCAAAAGGAGCT TGGAAAGCTACAGCCCGAGCTTACTTTGATGAGGCCAGATGGTTACACGAAGGATGCATCCCAAGCATGGAGGAGTATATGCATGTTGCCACAGCTTCTGCTGGTAACAGCCCACTTTCAACCATATCTTTACTTGGCATGGGAGATATTGTAACCAAGGAGGCATTTGAGTGGTTGCTCAATAACCCTAAAATCCTTAGAGCTTCGAATATCATTTTTAGGCTCATGGATGACGTTGCTGGGTACAAG TTTGACAAGGAGAGAGGGCATGTTGCTTCTAGTATTGATTGCTACATGAAGCAACATGGAGTCTCAGAGCAAGAGACACTTGATGTTTTCAACAAACAAGTTGTGGATTTGTGGAAGGATATAAACGAGGAGCTCCTTATAAAGCCAACTGTTGTGCCAAGGCCTGTCCTCATGCGCGTTCTCAATTTAACAAGAGTTGTGGATCTGCTTTACAAAAGGGGAGATGGCTTCGCACATGTTGGGAAACTTATGAAAGATATTGTTGCTTCACTTTTTCTAGATCCTGTTCCACTTTAA
- the LOC109948434 gene encoding (-)-alpha-pinene synthase-like isoform X2 produces the protein MSIQVCAAAQSPNAKPEIIRRTANFPPSIWGDRFLNYDSQDITNARNQQEVDNLKEVVRREVFTTSAGDFSHQLKLIDAIQRLGVAYHFESEIEDALERTHATFRDHAFSDDGDLYNVALGFRLLRQHGYKVSCDVFNMFKDKNGSFKECLIADVPGMLSLYEAGHLGVRGEEILDEALAFTTTHLDSAAKAHVSYEHAEQITQALERPLQKDLERLCARRYMSIYQHEASHNEALLKLAKLDFNLVQCLHKKELSEITRWWKEVDFEKTLPFARDRIVEIYFWVMAVYFEPHYSAARNFLNKLLALGTLMDDIYDAFGTFDELEIFTEAIGRWDVNCMDELPDYMKIFYQTLMNLFNEIEEEMVKKGNSYRVYYAKEVWKATARAYFDEARWLHEGCIPSMEEYMHVATASVGNSPLSTISLLGMGDIVTKEAFEWLLNNPKILRASNIIFRLMDDVAGYKFDKERGHVASSIDCYMKQHGVSEQETLDVFNKQVVDLWKDINEELLIKPTVVPRPVLMRILNLTRVVDLLYKRGDGFTHVGKLMKDIVASLFLDPVPL, from the exons ATGTCTATCCAAGTTTGTGCAGCAGCTCAATCACCAAATGCCAAGCCTGAAATTATTCGGCGGACAGCAAACTTCCCACCAAGCATTTGGGGTGATCGGTTTCTCAACTATGATTCCCAAGAC ATAACAAATGCCCGGAACCAACAAGAAGTTGACAACCTGAAAGAAGTAGTGAGGAGGGAAGTATTCACAACTAGTGCAGGTGACTTTTCACATCAGCTCAAGTTGATTGATGCAATCCAGCGCCTTGGCGTGGCATACCATTTTGAAAGTGAAATTGAAGATGCATTGGAGCGTACGCATGCTACATTTCGTGACCATGCCTTTAGTGATGACGGAGATCTATACAACGTTGCTCTTGGTTTCCGGCTACTAAGACAACATGGATATAAGGTTTCATGTG ATGTGTTCAACATGTTCAAAGACAAAAATGGCAGCTTCAAGGAATGCTTAATTGCCGATGTTCCGGGGATGCTAAGCCTTTATGAAGCCGGGCATCTAGGAGTACGGGGAGAAGAAATACTGGATGAAGCTCTTGCTTTCACCACCACTCACCTTGACTCTGCTGCAAAAGCTCATGTAAGCTACGAACATGCAGAACAAATCACTCAAGCCTTGGAGAGACCTTTGCAAAAAGATCTTGAGAGGTTATGTGCCAGGCGTTACATGTCAATCTACCAACATGAAGCTTCACACAATGAAGCTTTGTTGAAACTTGCAAAGTTAGATTTCAATCTTGTTCAGTGTTTGCACAAAAAGGAGCTCAGTGAGATTACTAG GTGGTGGAAAGAAGTGGACTTTGAAAAGACGCTGCCTTTTGCAAGAGACAGGATAGTGGAAATATACTTTTGGGTAATGGCAGTATATTTTGAACCTCACTACTCTGCcgcaagaaattttttaaacaaactCCTTGCCCTGGGAACACTGATGGATGATATATACGATGCATTTGGTACCTTCGACGAACTTGAGATCTTTACAGAAGCAATTGGGAG GTGGGATGTCAATTGCATGGATGAACTACCAGActatatgaaaatattttatcagACACTTATGAATcttttcaatgaaattgaGGAAGAGATGGTGAAGAAAGGGAATTCATACCGAGTTTACTATGCAAAAGAAGTt TGGAAAGCTACAGCCCGAGCTTACTTTGATGAGGCCAGATGGTTACACGAAGGATGCATCCCAAGCATGGAGGAGTATATGCATGTTGCCACAGCTTCTGTTGGTAACAGCCCACTTTCAACCATATCTTTACTTGGCATGGGAGATATTGTAACCAAGGAGGCATTTGAGTGGTTGCTCAATAACCCTAAAATCCTTAGAGCTTCGAATATCATTTTTAGGCTCATGGATGACGTTGCTGGGTACAAG TTTGACAAGGAGAGAGGGCATGTTGCTTCTAGTATTGATTGCTACATGAAGCAACATGGAGTCTCTGAGCAAGAGACACTTGATGTTTTCAACAAACAAGTTGTGGATTTGTGGAAGGATATAAACGAGGAGCTCCTTATAAAGCCAACTGTTGTGCCAAGGCCTGTCCTCATGCGCATTCTTAATTTAACAAGAGTTGTGGATCTGCTTTATAAAAGGGGAGATGGCTTCACACATGTTGGCAAACTTATGAAAGATATTGTTGCTTCACTTTTTCTAGATCCTGTTCCACTTTAA
- the LOC109948434 gene encoding (-)-alpha-pinene synthase-like isoform X1, which produces MSIQVCAAAQSPNAKPEIIRRTANFPPSIWGDRFLNYDSQDVITNARNQQEVDNLKEVVRREVFTTSAGDFSHQLKLIDAIQRLGVAYHFESEIEDALERTHATFRDHAFSDDGDLYNVALGFRLLRQHGYKVSCDVFNMFKDKNGSFKECLIADVPGMLSLYEAGHLGVRGEEILDEALAFTTTHLDSAAKAHVSYEHAEQITQALERPLQKDLERLCARRYMSIYQHEASHNEALLKLAKLDFNLVQCLHKKELSEITRWWKEVDFEKTLPFARDRIVEIYFWVMAVYFEPHYSAARNFLNKLLALGTLMDDIYDAFGTFDELEIFTEAIGRWDVNCMDELPDYMKIFYQTLMNLFNEIEEEMVKKGNSYRVYYAKEVWKATARAYFDEARWLHEGCIPSMEEYMHVATASVGNSPLSTISLLGMGDIVTKEAFEWLLNNPKILRASNIIFRLMDDVAGYKFDKERGHVASSIDCYMKQHGVSEQETLDVFNKQVVDLWKDINEELLIKPTVVPRPVLMRILNLTRVVDLLYKRGDGFTHVGKLMKDIVASLFLDPVPL; this is translated from the exons ATGTCTATCCAAGTTTGTGCAGCAGCTCAATCACCAAATGCCAAGCCTGAAATTATTCGGCGGACAGCAAACTTCCCACCAAGCATTTGGGGTGATCGGTTTCTCAACTATGATTCCCAAGACGTT ATAACAAATGCCCGGAACCAACAAGAAGTTGACAACCTGAAAGAAGTAGTGAGGAGGGAAGTATTCACAACTAGTGCAGGTGACTTTTCACATCAGCTCAAGTTGATTGATGCAATCCAGCGCCTTGGCGTGGCATACCATTTTGAAAGTGAAATTGAAGATGCATTGGAGCGTACGCATGCTACATTTCGTGACCATGCCTTTAGTGATGACGGAGATCTATACAACGTTGCTCTTGGTTTCCGGCTACTAAGACAACATGGATATAAGGTTTCATGTG ATGTGTTCAACATGTTCAAAGACAAAAATGGCAGCTTCAAGGAATGCTTAATTGCCGATGTTCCGGGGATGCTAAGCCTTTATGAAGCCGGGCATCTAGGAGTACGGGGAGAAGAAATACTGGATGAAGCTCTTGCTTTCACCACCACTCACCTTGACTCTGCTGCAAAAGCTCATGTAAGCTACGAACATGCAGAACAAATCACTCAAGCCTTGGAGAGACCTTTGCAAAAAGATCTTGAGAGGTTATGTGCCAGGCGTTACATGTCAATCTACCAACATGAAGCTTCACACAATGAAGCTTTGTTGAAACTTGCAAAGTTAGATTTCAATCTTGTTCAGTGTTTGCACAAAAAGGAGCTCAGTGAGATTACTAG GTGGTGGAAAGAAGTGGACTTTGAAAAGACGCTGCCTTTTGCAAGAGACAGGATAGTGGAAATATACTTTTGGGTAATGGCAGTATATTTTGAACCTCACTACTCTGCcgcaagaaattttttaaacaaactCCTTGCCCTGGGAACACTGATGGATGATATATACGATGCATTTGGTACCTTCGACGAACTTGAGATCTTTACAGAAGCAATTGGGAG GTGGGATGTCAATTGCATGGATGAACTACCAGActatatgaaaatattttatcagACACTTATGAATcttttcaatgaaattgaGGAAGAGATGGTGAAGAAAGGGAATTCATACCGAGTTTACTATGCAAAAGAAGTt TGGAAAGCTACAGCCCGAGCTTACTTTGATGAGGCCAGATGGTTACACGAAGGATGCATCCCAAGCATGGAGGAGTATATGCATGTTGCCACAGCTTCTGTTGGTAACAGCCCACTTTCAACCATATCTTTACTTGGCATGGGAGATATTGTAACCAAGGAGGCATTTGAGTGGTTGCTCAATAACCCTAAAATCCTTAGAGCTTCGAATATCATTTTTAGGCTCATGGATGACGTTGCTGGGTACAAG TTTGACAAGGAGAGAGGGCATGTTGCTTCTAGTATTGATTGCTACATGAAGCAACATGGAGTCTCTGAGCAAGAGACACTTGATGTTTTCAACAAACAAGTTGTGGATTTGTGGAAGGATATAAACGAGGAGCTCCTTATAAAGCCAACTGTTGTGCCAAGGCCTGTCCTCATGCGCATTCTTAATTTAACAAGAGTTGTGGATCTGCTTTATAAAAGGGGAGATGGCTTCACACATGTTGGCAAACTTATGAAAGATATTGTTGCTTCACTTTTTCTAGATCCTGTTCCACTTTAA
- the LOC109948616 gene encoding uncharacterized protein LOC109948616: MCKVFAMTLRGAAQDWFHTLPSGSINSFKELTYVFTKEYTSYRTIKKNPNHLFNLRKKPEESLRDYIKRFKAEKANIVGCDDQIASSAFKKGLPAEHDLYHELTITPSQTLAEVFATAERYALWDDDRIAAKKSTEQEDRRAKRAEQRGDRLGSRDKDKGRSRPQREATTKENYTKFSIPIHQILAQVKNKPWVKRPPPLKGDPDKRDTRKYCAFHATHGHNTNNCFAWKAHLEELVREGHCTEFIAKQAIQQIEDRDTAKEPPQKVIRINTILADSEESGLTNKEKNRKIKQATMISQVSTSFSLAEDDPVIGFQKKDLIGLDLPHNDALVISIQIAQAMVDRVHADEGSAANILQLAVVQQMGLEAKINKSAKSLTGFNDATTVTVGTIDLDVYSPPVISSQTFMVFDEISPYNGILGRPWIGQINAITSATHQKIRYPIPGGGIGQINSDQAMARKCSAQGLKKSKQTQFLPVNQADLKGVEQAEEKADPVPDGRADQKGKGRATPQ, translated from the coding sequence ATGTGTaaggtgtttgcaatgacTTTGCGAGGAGCAGCTCAAGATTGGTTCCATACCCTGCCATCCGGGTCGATCAACAGCTTTAAGGAGCTTACTTACGTCTTCACTAAAGAATACACTTCTTATCGGacgatcaagaagaaccctaaccatctgttcaacctgcgcaagaagcCTGAGGAATCccttcgagattacatcaagaggttCAAAGCAGAAAAGGCCAACATCGTAGGGTGCGATGACCAAATCGCATCCTCTGCATTCAAGAAAGGTCTTCCAGCAGAACATGACTTATACCACGAGCTGACTATCACTCCCAGCCAGACTCTAGCAGAGGTCTTTGCGACCGCAGAACGCTACGCACTCTGGGATGACGATCGAATCGCCGCGAAGAAGTCCACTGAGCAGGAAGATCGACGGGCTAAACGGGCAGAACAAAGAGGCGACAGGCTTGGCAGCAGGGACAAAGACAAAGGCAGGTCACGCCCACAAAGAGAGGCCACGACGAAAgagaactacaccaagttctctatccccatacatcaaattCTAGCCCAAGTGAAGAACAAACCTTGGGTAAAAAGACCGCCACCCTTGAAAGGAGATCCGGACAAGAGggataccagaaaatattgtGCCTTCCATGCGACACATGGGCACAATACGAATAATTGCTTTGCTTGGAAAGCGCATCTCGAAGAACTCGTAAGAGAAGGTCATTGCACGGAGTTCATCGCGAAGCAAGCCATCCAGCAGATAGAAGACCGCGATACCGCCAAGGAGCCACCGcagaaggtcataaggattaacacaatcctagccgaCTCCGAGGAGTCCGGActgaccaacaaagaaaagaataggaagatcaaacaggcTACCATGATCTCCCAAGTCTCAACTAGTTTCTCACTGGCAGAAGACGATCCCGTGATCggctttcaaaagaaagacttAATCGGCCTGGATCTACCGCACAACGATGCCCttgtcatcagcattcaaatcgCTCAGGCCATGGTCGACCGAGTCCATGCAGATGAGGGCAGTGCAGCCAACATCCTACAATTGGCAGTCGTCCAACAGATGGGCTTAGAGGCAAAGATCAATAAATCAGCCAAGTCCCTGACTGGTTTCAATGACGCAACGACGGTTACCGTGGGCACGATAGATCTCGACGTCTACTCTCCACCTGTAATCAGCTCGCAAACGTTCATGGTCTTTGATGAGATCTCACCCTACAATGGCATTCTAGGCAGACCATGGATCGGCCAGATCAACGCCATCACCTCTGCCACACATCAGAAGATTCGCTACCCAATCCCTGGGGGCGGTATCGGCCAGATCAACAGCGATCAAGCAATGGCAAGAAAATGCTCAGCTCAAGGGCTGAAGAAAAGCAAGCAAACACAGTTCCTCCCTGTGAATCAGGCAGATCTAAAGGGAGTAGAACAAGCAGAGGAGAAAGCAGATCCCGTTCCTGACGGCCGAGCAGACCAGAAAGGAAAGGGAAGAGCTACTCCCCAATAG